AGAGCGCCATGCCCGATTTCACGTCTTCCTGCTCCTCTTTGAGGTTTTACTTCACCTACAGAGTAGCCGGGGAAATTATAACTGTGCATATATCTTTTATCTTTTTGAGGATCGATACCTTCAAGGCTTTGAGCAAGTCCCGGTCCTGCAAGTGTAGCGATAGAAAGAACCTGTGTTTGTCCTCTTGTAAAAAGTCCTGTTCCGTGAGTTCTAGGAAGAAGTCCTACTTCTGAACTTATAGGTCTGATTTCATTAACTTTTCTGCCATCAGCTCTAACTTGTTCATCAACAATCATTGCTCTCATTATTTTCTTTTCGAGAGATTTAAATTCTTCTCCTACAAAATCAAGTCCTGATTCTGCAAGAAGTGTTTTAATAGAATGATCTTCAGGAAGAGCGCTTACTTTTTCTTTTATTTCTGCTTTTGCAGCGTCAAGAATTGCTCTTCTTGTTTCTCTGTCAAACTGGTGGTAAGCTTCATAAACTTTGTCTTTTGCAGATTCAGACACTAAAGCTTTTAGTTCTGATGTGTCGAATGGATTAACAAATGCTTGTTTAACCACACCGCATTGAGCTGCAAAAGCTTTTTGAGCAAGAACCTGTTTTTTGATTTCCTGTTGAGCAAGCTCCACAGCCTGAAGAATTTTTTCTTCAGTCACAAAGTTACATCCTGCTTCAACCATAATCACTGAATCTTCAGTTCCTGCAACAACTATATCAAGGTCACTTTTTTCTGACTGTTGGAAAGTAGGGTTAATAATTAATTGCCCGTCAAGTTCACCAACTCTTACAGCACCGATAGGACCTTCAAAAGGTATTTTTTCCGCCAATGTAAGTGCAAGAGAAGAACCTAGTACAACAAGAGTATCAGGCTGAACTTGCTCATCAGAGCTGAGTGTTGCTGCAACTATTTGCACATCATTTCTGTAGCCTTTAGGGAATAAAGGTCTGATAGGCCTGTCTATAAGCCTGCTGATTAATATTTGTTTATCGGTAGCTCTTCCTTCTTTTCTGGTAAAGCTTCCCGGGATTTTACCCATGCAATATAATTTTTCTTCGTAATCAACTAATAACGGGAAAAAATCGATTCCCGGTCTTGGTTTGTCTGTAC
The window above is part of the bacterium genome. Proteins encoded here:
- a CDS encoding polyribonucleotide nucleotidyltransferase, translated to MVDSIQKYSLMVGDREVEFETGKLAKSAAASVTVKCGDTVIIVSTVCTDKPRPGIDFFPLLVDYEEKLYCMGKIPGSFTRKEGRATDKQILISRLIDRPIRPLFPKGYRNDVQIVAATLSSDEQVQPDTLVVLGSSLALTLAEKIPFEGPIGAVRVGELDGQLIINPTFQQSEKSDLDIVVAGTEDSVIMVEAGCNFVTEEKILQAVELAQQEIKKQVLAQKAFAAQCGVVKQAFVNPFDTSELKALVSESAKDKVYEAYHQFDRETRRAILDAAKAEIKEKVSALPEDHSIKTLLAESGLDFVGEEFKSLEKKIMRAMIVDEQVRADGRKVNEIRPISSEVGLLPRTHGTGLFTRGQTQVLSIATLAGPGLAQSLEGIDPQKDKRYMHSYNFPGYSVGEVKPQRGAGRREIGHGALAERALLPALPSKEDFPYVIRVVSEVLESNGSTSMASTCGSTLALMDAGVPLKNIVAGVAMGLVKEGEKAVVLTDIQGIEDFLGDMDFKVTGDRAGITALQMDMKITGIDFNTLKKAIDDAKEGRLFILDKMLEAISVPREELSKWSPRIETVRVDPDTIGGLIGPGGKTIKAIIEETGADINIQDDGTVTITSSEADMMRLTISRVKALTFKVQEGMIIKGRIVRILPIGAFVEMAPGKDGLVHISKLANQRVNRVEDVVNLGDEVYVKIIGVDDRGRVNLSIKDVTEEEKEQAICN